A region from the Methanomassiliicoccales archaeon genome encodes:
- a CDS encoding sulfite exporter TauE/SafE family protein, with protein sequence MELIVFVGLIVFALIAGLLGSLLGLGGGIIIIPALTLVFGYQIQVAIGASLIGVIATSTGAASHYVHERLTNIRLGMILETATTLGSIIGALVAVYANQHLLAIAFGVFLVYGAIYMIRRPERLTPPAPDGAGQKSFRIRGRFFDRRLNKEVTYEVKNIDRGLVASAGAGIMSGLLGVGGGLVKVPAMNIWMGVPMKAATATSNFMIGVTALTGALIYYGYGFLSPTVSAIVAVGVFFGATIGSRIAYLATGTGLRKFFAVVMISIAILMFLRGMGILPTG encoded by the coding sequence ATGGAATTAATCGTCTTCGTCGGACTGATCGTTTTCGCACTTATTGCAGGCCTTCTCGGGTCTTTATTAGGTCTAGGCGGGGGCATCATCATCATTCCGGCCCTTACACTTGTCTTCGGTTATCAGATCCAAGTGGCAATTGGGGCAAGCCTCATCGGTGTCATTGCGACATCGACAGGCGCTGCATCACATTATGTTCACGAGAGGCTGACGAACATCAGACTCGGGATGATTTTGGAAACAGCGACAACACTGGGCTCGATCATCGGTGCCCTTGTCGCCGTTTATGCGAATCAGCATCTTCTTGCGATTGCATTTGGAGTTTTCCTTGTCTATGGCGCGATCTATATGATTCGCAGGCCAGAGCGTCTGACGCCACCCGCTCCAGACGGAGCTGGACAAAAATCTTTCAGAATTAGGGGTAGATTTTTTGATCGCAGGCTGAACAAAGAGGTCACATACGAAGTGAAAAACATTGATCGGGGGTTAGTGGCGAGTGCCGGAGCCGGCATCATGTCTGGTCTTCTCGGTGTCGGCGGAGGTTTGGTCAAGGTTCCCGCGATGAACATTTGGATGGGTGTCCCGATGAAAGCAGCTACCGCGACGAGCAATTTCATGATTGGTGTCACAGCCCTCACAGGTGCGCTGATCTATTATGGCTATGGCTTTTTGTCGCCGACCGTTAGTGCGATCGTCGCAGTTGGCGTCTTCTTTGGGGCAACTATAGGATCGCGCATCGCTTATTTGGCGACCGGAACGGGTTTGAGGAAATTTTTTGCGGTCGTGATGATCTCAATCGCGATACTCATGTTCCTTCGCGGCATGGGAATCCTACCGACGGGGTGA
- a CDS encoding CBS domain-containing protein: MTVRKAIEDLRVKDVMTKNVIAIHENTSITELKALFDKYDYNGFPVVRDGYLIGIVTKLDLLKTFSTGKSVSKTDLLKLFAEKVGEIMRKAVISINADDDLKKAIEYMVEFKLRSLPVVDNEGKLVGMISRKDVMEHLLIAEDNNSS, from the coding sequence ATGACCGTTAGGAAAGCTATCGAAGATCTTCGGGTTAAGGACGTAATGACAAAGAATGTCATCGCGATTCACGAAAACACGTCGATCACGGAGCTCAAGGCGCTTTTCGACAAATATGACTATAACGGTTTCCCTGTTGTGCGCGACGGTTACCTCATCGGCATCGTCACTAAACTGGACTTACTGAAGACCTTTTCAACTGGGAAAAGCGTTTCGAAAACGGATCTTCTTAAACTATTCGCTGAAAAGGTCGGAGAGATCATGAGAAAAGCCGTCATTTCAATCAACGCTGATGACGATTTGAAGAAGGCTATTGAATACATGGTTGAATTCAAGTTGAGGAGTTTACCAGTTGTTGACAATGAAGGTAAACTCGTCGGTATGATATCACGCAAGGATGTCATGGAGCACTTATTGATTGCCGAGGACAATAACTCTAGTTAA
- a CDS encoding DUF1634 domain-containing protein, whose translation MEDRGKLDSYVRGVLLSGMVLSVSLLIIGLAALFVSPSGWNDITIPIDQIPGEMLKGNPVAILNVGIVLLIATPLMRVIIALAVFLLEKDFRYASISLFILLTIGIAVLIGAV comes from the coding sequence ATGGAAGATAGGGGGAAACTGGATTCATACGTGAGAGGGGTTCTACTAAGCGGTATGGTCCTCAGCGTTTCACTACTAATTATAGGCCTTGCCGCCCTCTTTGTCTCCCCATCCGGTTGGAACGATATCACGATACCAATTGATCAGATTCCCGGTGAAATGTTAAAAGGGAACCCTGTCGCAATTTTGAATGTAGGCATTGTACTGCTCATCGCAACGCCGCTGATGAGGGTCATAATAGCTCTTGCTGTTTTCCTCCTGGAAAAGGACTTTCGGTATGCAAGCATTTCACTATTTATCTTGCTGACGATTGGGATTGCAGTATTAATTGGTGCAGTGTGA
- a CDS encoding redox-regulated ATPase YchF, translating to MQIGIVGKPNVGKSTFFSAATLATVEIADYPFTTIKPNRGVAYIRAKCPHTEFGIKCNPRNSACENGIRLVPIELLDVAGLVPDAWQGRGLGNKFLDDLRQAAALIHIVDASGGTDEEGNKLPPGSHDPLLDIRFLEREIAYWIKGILEKGFAKVARQAHLEGMKIEKALHERLTGLGVSETDVIMAIKNAGLPDNPMYWQDADLLRLADAIRKQSKPMIIALNKADVANEVQLSRLMNLEGYITIPVCAESELGLKRAAKAGLVRYIPGDKDFTIVDPQKLNESQKKALDYFAKVMKKCGHGTGVQTCLEKAVYDLLDMIVVYPVEDDNKLTDHDGNVLPDAYLVKRGSNARDLAYKIHTELGDNFVRAINARTHRTVGHDYILQNGDVITIVARK from the coding sequence ATGCAAATCGGTATCGTCGGCAAACCTAACGTGGGGAAGTCAACTTTCTTCTCTGCGGCAACCTTGGCGACGGTGGAGATTGCAGACTACCCATTTACGACTATTAAACCGAACAGGGGAGTTGCCTACATCCGGGCAAAGTGCCCCCACACTGAGTTTGGTATCAAGTGCAATCCGAGAAATTCTGCCTGCGAAAACGGAATTAGGCTCGTACCAATTGAACTTCTCGACGTGGCAGGGCTTGTACCAGATGCATGGCAGGGCAGGGGACTAGGTAATAAATTTCTAGACGATTTACGGCAGGCAGCAGCCCTCATTCATATTGTTGACGCAAGCGGCGGTACGGATGAGGAGGGGAATAAACTCCCACCTGGTTCTCACGACCCGCTTCTAGACATCAGATTCCTTGAGCGGGAAATAGCATACTGGATAAAAGGAATCCTCGAAAAAGGGTTTGCGAAGGTGGCGAGACAAGCGCACCTCGAAGGCATGAAGATTGAGAAGGCCCTTCATGAGCGATTGACGGGGCTCGGGGTATCAGAGACTGACGTCATCATGGCCATAAAGAACGCAGGATTGCCGGACAACCCCATGTACTGGCAAGACGCAGATCTTCTGAGATTAGCAGACGCAATAAGGAAACAAAGTAAGCCGATGATCATCGCGCTTAACAAAGCCGATGTTGCGAACGAGGTCCAGCTATCGCGTTTGATGAATCTCGAGGGCTACATCACGATCCCCGTATGCGCAGAATCGGAACTCGGACTTAAGAGAGCCGCCAAGGCAGGACTGGTCCGATATATACCTGGTGACAAAGATTTCACGATCGTCGATCCCCAGAAACTCAACGAGAGCCAAAAAAAGGCGCTCGATTACTTCGCAAAGGTCATGAAAAAGTGCGGTCATGGAACCGGTGTACAGACTTGCCTAGAAAAAGCGGTATACGACCTTCTCGACATGATCGTTGTCTATCCAGTCGAAGACGATAACAAGCTCACTGATCATGATGGAAATGTCCTACCAGACGCGTACCTCGTGAAAAGAGGGAGCAATGCGAGAGATCTCGCGTATAAAATACATACAGAACTTGGTGACAATTTCGTGAGGGCGATTAATGCGAGAACGCATAGGACAGTTGGTCATGATTATATATTGCAAAATGGTGATGTAATAACTATCGTTGCGAGAAAGTGA
- a CDS encoding DNA polymerase domain-containing protein — protein sequence MIDVGSWDVRLLTASYRRNADDNITIEMYGKTTEGRSIAIRFTGFLPYFHVIEPTREVIESLKKDPNVVDIEDIELFHRGKVNKAAKVVLKFPWTVPEYRSRLKRMNFEVLAADIPFHNRFIYDFDIPACIRVFGQERDKTGYTTDIVVDMDRVDGRPRFEEIPSFNPKLKILAFDVENSIKDNHIYTICYAIKENGKIRHGEPLTGEEKEIIESFSKVMQSEDPDVVTGYNIDGYDIPIIIERAKAHGIPGLQWGRDLSEPRSIMNRFWRLTGRLVADAWWATKIQLKPKQETLNHVAKLLLGEEKIDVDPRKIDEEWISNRDKVLKYCLKDAELSLRILETVDILRKSMDLATVSRLPVDDVLNSGASQLIDSILIRAADRQRPPVGVPLTGSSEDEETIEGGYVHTIEPGIYHWVCILDFKSMYPSLIISKNICFTTLNENGDIVSPTGVRFLSKEQKEGLLPQILTKLMKDRDEIKRRMKEAKSIEEYKYYDGLQAAIKVLMNAFYGVFASSFYRFTDRKIGGSITAFARETIKGIIAELEREGHKVIYSDTDSIFVQSPYQNLEETIKFGQEIAARFSNEGRSLEFEKIIEPLFTHGKKKRYVGRVIWPNEEILIRGYEVRRTDSFDLQSEVLMRVFEQILDGKPEEAVKVARQAVADTLTGKVPIEKLVISRSCKPFNQYKDPDSQATVQAAKKLMALGYEFVPGMKVSWIVTDSNKTPQEVEPYISGKKFSGTPDWRYYAERLAQTVARATEVFGWDERSLMMGSQQFTLFDESFERAKREEKERQQPKKTQRKLSLEDFM from the coding sequence GTGATTGATGTGGGTAGCTGGGACGTAAGACTTCTTACGGCGTCGTACCGAAGGAACGCAGACGACAACATCACGATTGAGATGTATGGAAAGACGACCGAGGGCAGGTCGATTGCCATCAGATTTACTGGATTCCTTCCATATTTTCATGTCATCGAACCAACGAGAGAAGTGATTGAATCACTAAAAAAAGATCCTAATGTCGTCGATATCGAAGATATAGAACTTTTCCACAGGGGGAAGGTGAACAAGGCTGCAAAGGTCGTTCTCAAGTTTCCCTGGACTGTCCCCGAGTACAGATCACGATTGAAACGCATGAATTTCGAAGTCCTCGCAGCTGATATCCCCTTCCACAACCGATTTATTTATGACTTTGACATCCCCGCATGCATCCGCGTTTTCGGCCAGGAAAGGGATAAGACCGGTTACACAACAGATATCGTTGTCGACATGGATCGGGTAGACGGTAGGCCGCGCTTCGAAGAAATTCCGTCATTTAACCCGAAATTGAAGATACTGGCTTTCGATGTTGAGAACAGCATCAAAGATAATCATATTTATACAATTTGCTACGCGATCAAGGAGAACGGAAAGATTCGTCACGGAGAACCCTTGACTGGAGAGGAGAAAGAGATCATTGAATCTTTTTCCAAAGTGATGCAGAGTGAGGATCCAGATGTGGTGACTGGGTACAACATCGACGGCTATGATATCCCAATTATCATTGAGAGGGCGAAAGCGCACGGTATTCCGGGACTACAGTGGGGGAGGGATCTGAGTGAGCCCAGATCGATCATGAACCGGTTCTGGCGACTTACTGGGAGATTGGTTGCGGATGCATGGTGGGCAACAAAAATACAACTCAAACCTAAGCAAGAAACACTCAATCATGTCGCCAAATTACTACTTGGAGAGGAGAAGATCGATGTTGACCCAAGGAAGATCGACGAGGAATGGATATCCAATAGAGATAAAGTCCTTAAGTATTGTCTGAAAGATGCTGAACTGTCATTGCGCATTCTGGAGACCGTTGATATTCTGAGGAAAAGCATGGACCTCGCCACCGTTTCGCGCCTGCCAGTTGATGACGTACTCAATTCCGGTGCTTCGCAACTTATCGACTCAATACTCATCAGGGCCGCTGATCGTCAGCGCCCTCCTGTTGGAGTTCCCTTGACTGGAAGCTCTGAAGACGAGGAGACGATCGAAGGTGGGTATGTCCATACAATTGAGCCGGGAATATACCACTGGGTATGCATACTCGACTTCAAATCAATGTATCCCTCGCTCATCATCTCAAAAAACATCTGCTTCACAACACTGAATGAAAACGGAGATATCGTCAGTCCGACAGGTGTTCGCTTTCTCAGTAAAGAGCAGAAAGAAGGTTTGCTCCCCCAGATACTAACAAAGTTAATGAAAGATCGTGATGAAATCAAAAGAAGAATGAAGGAAGCGAAGAGCATTGAAGAATACAAGTATTACGATGGACTGCAAGCTGCGATCAAGGTTCTCATGAACGCGTTTTATGGCGTCTTCGCCTCCTCCTTCTATAGGTTCACTGACCGGAAGATCGGTGGCTCGATTACAGCCTTTGCGCGCGAAACAATCAAGGGTATCATCGCGGAGCTTGAAAGGGAAGGGCATAAGGTCATTTATTCTGACACGGACTCGATCTTTGTCCAATCTCCATATCAGAACCTCGAAGAGACGATTAAATTCGGACAGGAAATCGCGGCGAGATTCTCGAACGAAGGTCGATCGCTTGAATTTGAAAAAATCATCGAGCCGCTTTTCACACATGGAAAGAAAAAGAGGTACGTAGGCAGAGTGATCTGGCCCAATGAAGAAATACTGATCAGAGGGTACGAGGTGAGAAGAACCGATTCTTTCGACCTTCAAAGCGAGGTTCTCATGCGCGTTTTTGAGCAGATTCTCGACGGAAAACCAGAAGAGGCCGTGAAAGTCGCGCGACAGGCGGTCGCAGATACACTGACGGGGAAAGTCCCGATTGAGAAGCTTGTCATTTCGAGATCATGCAAACCCTTCAACCAATATAAAGACCCGGATAGCCAGGCTACGGTTCAAGCGGCTAAGAAACTCATGGCCCTAGGGTATGAGTTCGTTCCAGGTATGAAAGTCTCCTGGATCGTCACCGACTCCAACAAGACCCCACAGGAGGTCGAGCCGTACATTAGCGGCAAGAAATTCTCTGGGACACCCGACTGGCGCTACTACGCGGAGAGACTTGCTCAGACCGTTGCACGCGCAACTGAAGTATTTGGATGGGACGAGCGGAGTCTGATGATGGGGTCGCAGCAGTTCACACTCTTCGACGAGTCGTTTGAAAGAGCGAAACGCGAAGAAAAAGAAAGACAACAACCGAAGAAGACACAAAGAAAACTTAGTCTAGAAGACTTCATGTGA
- a CDS encoding 50S ribosomal protein L15e: MAENHGNFEEKESSGEGSESPQLVSGKSIYHYIAEAWNDPDESYVKQLQFERLIQWRREENFCRIDYPTRLDRARKLGYKAKQGYVLVRGRVRKGALQKRKIRKGRRAKRRGIVKITAGKSLQRIAEERAAKKYPNLEVLNSYWVGSDGKHEWFEIIMVDPHHPVIKSDPKINWICDPANKGRVYRGLTSAGKKGRGLRHKGRGAEKVRPSIGAHNRQGK; the protein is encoded by the coding sequence ATGGCAGAGAATCATGGAAATTTTGAAGAAAAGGAATCTTCTGGCGAGGGGAGCGAATCCCCCCAGCTCGTTTCTGGTAAAAGCATTTACCACTATATCGCCGAAGCGTGGAACGATCCAGATGAATCGTATGTCAAACAACTACAGTTCGAAAGGTTGATACAGTGGAGAAGAGAAGAGAATTTCTGTCGGATTGATTATCCAACAAGACTGGACAGGGCAAGGAAACTCGGTTACAAAGCGAAACAAGGCTATGTACTCGTCAGAGGCAGAGTGAGAAAAGGTGCGCTTCAAAAAAGAAAGATAAGGAAAGGAAGAAGGGCGAAGCGCCGCGGGATTGTGAAGATCACAGCTGGAAAGAGCTTACAGAGAATTGCTGAAGAGAGAGCGGCAAAGAAATACCCCAACCTTGAGGTTCTGAATTCATACTGGGTCGGGAGTGACGGCAAGCACGAATGGTTTGAGATCATTATGGTCGATCCACATCACCCCGTGATAAAGAGTGATCCAAAAATCAACTGGATATGCGACCCCGCGAATAAGGGAAGAGTGTATCGCGGGCTCACCTCGGCTGGAAAGAAAGGAAGAGGGCTTAGACACAAAGGCAGAGGTGCGGAGAAAGTCAGACCATCAATCGGCGCCCATAACAGACAGGGTAAGTAA
- a CDS encoding THUMP domain-containing protein: MLHIKMMSLLLVRYAEVGLKSESVRNQFERILVNNILDSFAKEGIECLVERERGRIFVETRDIDRAIKCLKRIFGIASISSVTSCSSELEEMRSFAVEYSAPLLTQGSTFALRVRRTGSHDYSSMDVARELGAAILESHKDRAISVDLASPDIEIFVEIRGSRAYFFSEYIPGPGGLPLGSQGKVLAIVNRERDVVAAWLMMKRGCRVIVLSDSRELIKILEAWSPRLTIEQSGQVEQCVRKYRALAVVFGYGSSEMEEIKKVKLSVPAFFPLIGFDDQEVGKKFKEISA; the protein is encoded by the coding sequence GTGCTTCACATCAAAATGATGTCGCTCCTCCTCGTTCGTTATGCTGAGGTCGGTCTCAAGAGTGAGTCGGTCAGAAACCAATTTGAGCGGATTCTTGTCAACAACATCCTTGACTCCTTTGCAAAAGAAGGTATTGAATGTCTCGTCGAGCGAGAGCGGGGGAGGATTTTTGTTGAAACCCGCGATATCGATCGCGCAATCAAGTGTCTGAAGAGGATTTTCGGAATCGCATCGATTAGTTCTGTTACGAGTTGTAGCAGTGAACTCGAAGAAATGCGATCATTTGCCGTTGAATATTCTGCACCTCTTCTCACGCAGGGGAGCACTTTTGCGCTGCGTGTGCGACGTACTGGCAGCCATGATTACAGCAGTATGGATGTTGCCAGAGAACTTGGGGCTGCAATCCTTGAGTCACATAAAGATAGGGCGATCAGTGTCGACCTCGCTTCGCCTGATATCGAGATATTCGTGGAGATTCGTGGAAGTAGAGCCTATTTTTTTTCAGAATACATCCCTGGTCCAGGCGGTCTTCCTTTAGGTTCCCAGGGAAAGGTTCTAGCCATTGTTAATCGAGAAAGAGATGTCGTGGCCGCGTGGCTTATGATGAAGAGGGGCTGTCGCGTGATCGTCCTGTCTGATTCGAGGGAATTGATAAAAATTCTCGAGGCTTGGAGTCCACGTCTTACGATCGAACAATCTGGCCAAGTCGAGCAATGTGTCCGGAAGTACAGGGCACTAGCGGTCGTTTTTGGCTACGGCAGCAGTGAAATGGAAGAGATAAAGAAGGTCAAATTATCAGTGCCTGCTTTCTTTCCACTGATTGGATTTGATGACCAAGAGGTTGGGAAGAAATTTAAGGAGATCAGCGCCTGA
- a CDS encoding HAD-IC family P-type ATPase, with product MKTPKKRKRSRLIRGYRQQGESPEASKPANSIVWHSISEAELFERLKTSPGGLSVDESERRLKEFGPNVLPMRRPPSIIEIFVRQFLSPLIYVLIAAGLVALFLDETLDATFIFIVVMINAIIGTLQEMKAEKSAERLQQLLKASARVRRSGKEFVIPAENLVPGDLVVLESGNKVPADIRLISLSNFTVDESLLTGESIPVEKAVTLLPEETVVSDRKNIAFAGTTVSSGRALGIVVATGIETEIGRIAEVVTSTESAKPPLIQRLERFSKQISLIVVGAALLLAIVAAVKGMPLDEVFFLAVALAVSAIPEGLPVAVTVALVVRVTKMSRRNVLVRRLAAVESLGSCTCIASDKTGTLTVNMQTVKLVYLPVDSKFHVTGEGYSVRGEVTRLSESPIGSVDMERLREFAVASTLCNDASLTISGDDLAATGDAVDISFLVFAHKVGIDPSDLRTKFPIIGEIPFESERRYAAKSYLIDGKVRVFVKGSVEVVLDFCKMMRTNNGISQIDKKVIEDEASSMASNGYRVLAVASGETEINPDGNPLGEEGIPPLTFLGLAGLIDPPRPEVKKAVETCKCAGIDVVMVTGDHPSTALAIARNLGIAESENEVVTGSQLSQVNSSDDREFVDLVKGKKVFARVTPVQKLQIVDALMKIGHFVAVTGDGVNDAPALRKANIGVAMGSGTDVAKDAASIIITDDNFASIVAGVEEGRYAYENIRKVTYLLVSTGAAEILLFILAIFIGIKAEGVHLAIPLLAIQLLWLNVVTNGIQHVVLAMEAGDPGVMRKPPRNPSEGIFDKLMIRQVALSSITMGSLAFILFYYLIVVDGRSYFEASNLTFLFMVLLENVHVFNCRSEYESAFRVPISKNYYLLLGVLGAQGIHILAMHVPVMQEVLRIEPVSMEEWLMLLSLAVILLLVMEVFKVFVRKKQKRISCQG from the coding sequence ATGAAAACGCCCAAAAAAAGAAAGAGATCCAGACTTATCCGCGGGTATCGACAGCAAGGCGAATCGCCGGAAGCAAGCAAACCAGCGAATTCAATCGTATGGCATTCGATTTCGGAGGCAGAGCTTTTTGAAAGACTCAAGACAAGCCCAGGGGGGCTTTCCGTAGATGAATCTGAGAGGCGATTGAAAGAATTTGGTCCCAATGTCCTACCGATGAGGAGGCCACCGTCCATCATCGAAATATTTGTCCGGCAATTTCTTAGCCCCCTCATTTATGTACTCATTGCAGCGGGCCTTGTTGCGCTCTTTCTCGATGAAACGCTCGATGCGACATTTATTTTTATTGTTGTCATGATCAACGCGATTATCGGGACCCTCCAAGAAATGAAGGCGGAGAAAAGTGCCGAACGCTTGCAACAACTCCTAAAAGCGAGTGCGAGGGTGAGAAGGTCAGGGAAAGAATTCGTCATTCCAGCAGAGAATCTTGTTCCCGGTGATCTCGTAGTTTTGGAATCTGGAAACAAGGTTCCAGCCGACATCCGTCTGATCTCGTTGTCGAATTTCACAGTCGATGAGTCTTTACTCACAGGTGAATCGATTCCCGTTGAAAAAGCAGTGACCCTGTTGCCGGAAGAGACTGTTGTGAGCGACAGGAAAAATATCGCATTCGCTGGTACGACGGTCAGCAGTGGTCGTGCGCTAGGAATTGTGGTCGCAACAGGTATTGAGACAGAGATCGGACGGATTGCCGAGGTCGTTACTTCCACTGAAAGTGCAAAACCACCGCTTATCCAGCGCCTCGAGCGCTTCTCGAAACAGATAAGTTTGATCGTCGTGGGCGCAGCGCTTCTTCTTGCAATCGTCGCTGCGGTAAAGGGCATGCCTCTGGATGAAGTCTTCTTTTTAGCTGTTGCACTCGCGGTCTCTGCCATTCCAGAGGGGCTCCCGGTGGCTGTGACAGTTGCACTTGTTGTAAGAGTCACAAAGATGTCAAGGAGAAATGTGCTGGTGAGAAGGCTCGCAGCGGTAGAGTCCCTAGGAAGCTGTACATGCATCGCAAGCGACAAAACAGGAACATTGACGGTAAATATGCAGACAGTTAAACTAGTTTACCTTCCAGTTGATTCAAAATTTCACGTCACAGGCGAGGGCTATTCGGTGAGGGGCGAGGTGACCCGTCTATCGGAAAGTCCCATCGGGAGCGTCGATATGGAGAGACTCAGAGAGTTTGCCGTGGCAAGTACTCTCTGCAACGATGCCTCACTGACTATTTCAGGTGACGATTTGGCTGCGACGGGAGATGCCGTTGATATCTCGTTCCTTGTTTTTGCGCACAAGGTCGGTATCGATCCTTCGGATTTGAGAACGAAGTTCCCCATCATCGGGGAAATTCCTTTCGAGTCCGAGAGACGCTACGCTGCTAAATCCTACCTTATTGATGGAAAGGTACGCGTCTTTGTTAAAGGGTCTGTTGAGGTGGTTCTGGATTTCTGCAAGATGATGAGGACCAATAACGGAATCAGTCAAATTGACAAAAAGGTCATCGAGGATGAAGCGAGTTCAATGGCAAGTAATGGGTATAGGGTACTTGCAGTCGCGTCCGGGGAAACTGAAATCAACCCAGATGGCAACCCTCTCGGAGAAGAAGGCATTCCTCCACTCACATTCCTCGGACTCGCGGGGCTCATTGACCCCCCTAGACCAGAGGTCAAGAAAGCCGTCGAGACATGTAAATGTGCAGGAATTGACGTGGTCATGGTCACAGGGGATCATCCCTCAACCGCACTCGCAATCGCAAGAAATCTTGGGATCGCCGAATCTGAAAACGAAGTCGTCACAGGCAGCCAATTATCCCAGGTTAATTCATCAGATGATCGTGAATTTGTCGATTTAGTTAAAGGGAAAAAGGTGTTCGCGAGAGTGACGCCTGTTCAGAAGCTGCAGATTGTTGACGCGTTGATGAAGATAGGCCATTTCGTGGCTGTCACTGGTGACGGAGTCAATGATGCACCCGCACTCAGAAAGGCCAATATCGGGGTGGCGATGGGATCTGGAACCGATGTAGCAAAGGATGCGGCATCGATTATTATCACCGATGACAACTTTGCGTCAATCGTCGCTGGGGTGGAGGAAGGCAGGTACGCGTACGAGAACATCAGAAAGGTCACATATCTGTTGGTCTCAACAGGCGCTGCAGAAATCCTGCTCTTTATTCTCGCAATTTTCATTGGCATCAAGGCTGAAGGCGTTCATCTTGCGATACCATTACTAGCTATTCAGCTCTTGTGGCTCAACGTGGTTACGAACGGGATCCAGCATGTTGTCCTTGCAATGGAGGCCGGTGACCCTGGTGTGATGAGGAAACCTCCGCGCAATCCATCAGAAGGCATCTTCGATAAACTGATGATCCGACAGGTCGCCCTGTCCTCTATCACAATGGGGTCGCTCGCTTTTATTCTATTTTACTATCTAATTGTGGTCGATGGTCGCTCGTATTTCGAAGCATCGAATCTCACGTTCCTCTTCATGGTGCTCCTTGAGAATGTTCATGTTTTCAATTGCCGTTCAGAATATGAGTCGGCATTCAGAGTTCCGATCAGCAAGAATTATTATCTCCTATTGGGTGTGTTAGGCGCCCAGGGCATTCACATCCTGGCGATGCATGTACCGGTAATGCAGGAGGTCTTGAGAATCGAGCCCGTATCGATGGAAGAATGGCTCATGTTGCTTTCGCTCGCGGTGATCCTCCTCCTAGTCATGGAGGTATTCAAAGTCTTTGTGAGAAAAAAGCAAAAGAGGATCAGTTGCCAGGGATGA